In the Streptomyces sp. cg36 genome, one interval contains:
- a CDS encoding DNA-binding protein: protein MTGETHRARAREEEHGPLVPLALDTVRRLLALDAGHGARAALPGVREALRRFPELSADPAGPPGHDSDELAALAELCEVIGWILFDAGRYRAAHHANLRALALAERCGDRATARLVLLNHSMLQTQLDRPRAALASVARVAGPRALPALVDSLVLVRRAHAAALLGGGARAARLIRRARSRFLDGASPADPPWAWWIDRTELLGHHGWVLARLGEFGAAVPLLHEAATAPGPSYRHLFTAELLAALAGAGAWREAEDLIADLAPRAAAIGSARTTETLGRAAAHLLGRADAPPNARAAAAFLRESLPARPAPDRRARS from the coding sequence ATGACCGGTGAAACCCATCGGGCCCGGGCGCGCGAGGAGGAGCACGGGCCGCTCGTCCCGCTCGCCCTGGACACCGTACGGCGCCTGCTCGCCCTGGACGCCGGGCACGGCGCGCGGGCCGCACTGCCCGGCGTGCGCGAGGCGCTGCGCCGCTTCCCGGAGCTGTCCGCCGACCCGGCCGGGCCGCCCGGCCACGACAGCGACGAACTGGCCGCCCTCGCCGAACTGTGCGAGGTCATCGGCTGGATCCTCTTCGACGCGGGCCGCTACCGGGCCGCGCACCACGCGAACCTGCGCGCCCTGGCCCTCGCCGAGCGCTGCGGCGACCGCGCCACGGCCCGGCTCGTGCTGCTCAACCACAGCATGCTGCAGACGCAGCTCGACCGCCCGCGCGCGGCGCTGGCGAGCGTGGCGCGGGTCGCCGGGCCGCGCGCCCTGCCCGCCCTGGTCGACAGCCTCGTCCTGGTCCGCCGGGCGCACGCCGCGGCCCTGCTCGGCGGTGGCGCGCGGGCGGCCCGGCTGATCCGGCGGGCCCGCAGCCGCTTCCTGGACGGCGCCTCGCCCGCCGATCCGCCGTGGGCCTGGTGGATCGACCGGACCGAACTCCTCGGCCACCACGGCTGGGTGCTCGCCCGGCTCGGCGAGTTCGGCGCGGCCGTGCCCCTGCTGCACGAGGCGGCCACCGCCCCCGGGCCCTCCTACCGGCACCTGTTCACGGCCGAGCTCCTCGCGGCGCTGGCCGGGGCCGGGGCCTGGCGCGAGGCGGAGGACCTCATCGCGGACCTGGCGCCGCGCGCCGCCGCCATCGGCTCGGCGCGGACCACCGAGACGCTCGGCCGGGCCGCGGCCCACCTCCTCGGCCG